The genomic region AACAGGAGATGCAGCTGTTAGAAGGCCAGCTACACCACCACCTAAAACACGACCATCTGGGCCAGACAATGACACACTTAACCCTCCAGTTCTGCTCCGCTGACCACCATTTTCTGACAGAAGAAATGAACCAGACAGTGATAGAATTTCAAATCGCCCCTGCACCATCAATGGAAAAGAAACATAATGCCATTAAATTAGATATTCGAAGTAAACCGGTGCTCTCTCTTTATAGGTTGTGGAATAAATTTGATATAATTGATTTTCATTATAAAGTTCACATCTGGCACATCTTTGGTGGTATAACAATGCTTCCAGAAGCAGAATAATCATCGCTAGAACATAGTAACTTCTGCTATATGATGACAATAAATCCACTTTTGCATATTTCTTCCCATGACAGCATCAGCTCCAGCTTTATGCTTAAGAATTGAGATTTCCTATTCAAACATCTTTAAATTCCCATGGCTGAATTTAATACAGATAGATGATTCTAACAAGCATCAAAAATTCTATTTCACTCTGCAACTTATGCAGCCATCATCCATTGGGAGTACATCACATAAATGGCGGCATGCATTAATAGATATTATATAAGATGTTTTCTCAGTTCAATATTTATAGTTTAAACAGGATACAGCCATCCATCTATTACGTTGATGTTAAACCTGACAATATCAGACACAGCACAAAAAGATAACTAAAACATGATATAACATAGGATacaaaaaataacacaaatacaacatgaataaatgaatgttttgacATCTATATAATGTGAATTAGCGTATTCaattttacataaatatgaaatattttaaacacaattATGACACTACAATATACATGAACATGATATAGATACAGAAATTGCATGATCAAATTGATACTCGAGAATCTTGATGCCAATATGCACCTCCTTCTCACAGACCCTAAAAATTactagtgaaaataaaaataatattttgccTTTAGCTGAAGAGATTTCAATTCCTAAAGCAGTTTATAAGAACAAATTTAAATCCTAAAACAGAAGGCAACAACAATAAGAATGCTAATACTTTGGCACATCACAAACCTCATAAGTTACAGTTCCACCAGATGTTGCTGGTTGGCAAAGAGTTACATTTGATATGGCTCCATTTGCTGAGAGGATGCAAACAGCTCTGGGACCATGCTGAGAAAATGACATTATTTTTGACGATACATCCTAGAACCAGgtaaatacataaaattttagcTTCAGATCACCCAATTAACTACAACTATTATATCACCAAGAGAACAACTCCATTGCATACACATGTTTGTATAAAGAAGCACAGTGAAATTTAGAGCGATGGATAGCTCAAAAGATGAAAATACTTCacattgagaaataaaagtataaataaaaGGGAAGGCATCTCTCCTTTACTATAACGGGGTGTTTGGTTAGGAGAATGTTTAATTAACTCTGGTAATAGGATTATCTCATATCTAGATTATTTAGCACATTACTAATAATGTTTAATTTTCTTGTTTGATTGAGTTGTTTGGAATGTAAGATTTTTTTGTTGAGAGAATATAAGATAACCTAATAGTATTAAATTGTCATTGATCACAAATAAGGACGAAAAAAGCTATTAAATTATGCAAACAGTGAAAGGTGACAAcgaaaatagataaaaataattaaggtaAAATGACGACCACGATGATTATGAAGACAGACAAGTTGTTAAATTTTCTCaactaataaataattaaaaatggaaaaactcataataataattaattgaaaCTTAAGGTAATATAATAGACAAAATGCTAAGTTTCCTCAATTTATACTTATAATAATGATAACagtaatgataatgataataatataatataatataatataatataatataatataatatatatagttGGAATTAAAGAATTGGAGAATTTGATTCATTAGcatatattattttgttttagtttaaaTAAAATGGATCAAAGTCAATAAAATGAGTAAAATTGTCACAAATTTTAGATTACTGAGGTAATATAAAGATTACCTAAGAAATAGATGGTATTGAACCAAAACTTATCATCAGTAAGATGACTATCCAAATGCCCCCTAGTTGTATGTCcagtatatttataaaattaacaaGAAAGAAATATATCTTCAACCAAATAAAGGAATGGAGTTCATAAAAATATTCATCAAGATAATGTTATTCATTCACATAACTTCATTCTAAGTTGTGTATACATTTTGAAGTTGCAAAATCACAAGcattatcaaaattttaatttactccATTAGTTCTTTGTTGTTTTCATTGATTTTCATTGTCTGAAGAGGAATTTTGGGAAGTAATCCATTGCCCCAATTTGACCTTTTATTTCATCACATGCAAAATGCAAAAAACTAATGACATAACACTTTTCTCCAGAGTCAATATGGTTCTAAAGACAACAGTTGACTAAAAATCTTTACGAAGCAAATTAAATGAAAGAAGTTTCGGCAACTTATGACAGGCATATTTGCATCAAGCAAGAAGATGAACATGCCATTTATTAATAAAtggaataaaaatgaattttcagAATGGTTGACTCTAGCATATAAGAGCAATAAGAAAACGTTTTCCACATAAACCAGGAAAAGTGGTAAGGGAAGTTAAAAGGAAAAAAGAGAAACCTCTCCCACTTTAACAGTGATAACATGGGGCGTAAATCCAACTCTGGGTGATCCTGCAAAAAGAGAACAATTTAGTGAAATATGTCAGCTTAGTAACCAAGTACAAAGATAGCTCAGGCTTCTAAGAATcttctttaaaaaataaaataaaataaaaacttgatAGTCATAGAATGACTATGCTTCATATTGAAAAAGTAATTGAAGGAAAAaaacaaaaggaaagaaaagaacaaaaatCTTGTAATAACAAGAAAGCTGCAATCCTTCAGTATTATTCAAGAATgtttatgtacatattatatatatttataaaagcaCTCTTGGTAGATGTTAATTGCTAGCTAGCTGCTATTGACATAAGAGAGTGAAGATATAGAAAAACAAGAAAGGGGACACAGAAAAATGAGGCAAGGGCATGGCGGCATGCATATAAGTGATTTGGGAAAGATAAGAATCTGAAGTCTAAAGTCAGATAGAACAGATCCCAAGTCTAAAGTTAGAAGTCTATCTTACAATACAGACAACAGATGCAGATGTGATTCCACAGCATCACAGGTATTTACGTGTTGATATTTGGAATATTAGTTTGATTATCCTTACATAATCTCTTTAAGACTTCCAGTCTTCTACTAATTAGTGGTAAATACTGGTAAGTACTACAGtactattaatatttattattactcAGCAAAGCATCTTGGGTTCCATCCTGTCAGAAATCAGAACCCAGAATCGAGACTACTCCCTACAAATCATCACCAACAccaaaaacataaacataaacaaaACTAAAACCATCACTCCTTTATTATTTTTACCGCACTACCCATTTGTTCTCCTCACCTGCCATCCACATCCCACCCACGTGTGTTTGTCTATATATAACACAAAACAGAGTAAAAATGAAAAAGCAGGGAAATCAGATCCTTCCTCTTAGATCTTAATTCCTAAGTATAGTGGCATTTCGAGAACAAGGTAGAAAACAGAAAATGTCGTGCTTTTACCAATCCAAAGCAAAAAAAGACATTCATCAAATTAAACGATTAAAATGCTTTATTCGCGTATCAACTATCAAGAGAAAAGAGTACCCAGAGCTTCAAGTTGATTCTTCTTATTGCAGGAACCAGGCGGTCTTCCCCTAGCTTTCTTTCCTGAAGTTGGTGAAGAGGCTGATCCTCCTGAAGGAGGTGGCGGAGGAGTTGGTGAGGGGAATCCTCCTCCACTATTAGATTGGGTTACGCTGACAGAGGAAGGAGCTGGTATAAGAGACAACGGCATGGTACTTTCCGGCCCATACTTCCTGGGCCTCCCTCTCTTCCTCTTCAAGGGTTCGCTCCCCATGCTCATGCTCATGTTCAGAGCTTGCCCTTGTTCTTGAGTGACCGCAGGTCCACCAGCGGACCCCTCGGCCCCACCATCGCCGGAAGCTGGCTGATATGTGAGTGAGGCGGAAGTGATGGGCTTGTACACAGCTGTTCCGTCAGACCTAAAGGCTAAACGCATGTTCTGTATCACCGGTTGTGACGCCACCGGACTCTTCTGTTGCATGCCCAAGCTGTAGGGCTCTCTACTCGCCATCATTCCCGTCTCAGATCCCgacattcttttcctttttctgtttggtgtttaaaattgaattatatatgcttTTTCAGTTCTTTCCTTTGCTCGTACCTAAGTAATTCATTAGATCACGAAGCAGCAGCAACAGCAGAGAAGAACCTAATTTTTTAAACAGAAA from Gossypium arboreum isolate Shixiya-1 chromosome 1, ASM2569848v2, whole genome shotgun sequence harbors:
- the LOC108483059 gene encoding AT-hook motif nuclear-localized protein 10 → MSGSETGMMASREPYSLGMQQKSPVASQPVIQNMRLAFRSDGTAVYKPITSASLTYQPASGDGGAEGSAGGPAVTQEQGQALNMSMSMGSEPLKRKRGRPRKYGPESTMPLSLIPAPSSVSVTQSNSGGGFPSPTPPPPPSGGSASSPTSGKKARGRPPGSCNKKNQLEALGSPRVGFTPHVITVKVGEDVSSKIMSFSQHGPRAVCILSANGAISNVTLCQPATSGGTVTYEGRFEILSLSGSFLLSENGGQRSRTGGLSVSLSGPDGRVLGGGVAGLLTAASPVQVVVGSFVTDNRKEAKSTYQMEGLSAPPKVAPGVTSSPSHGTLSESSGGPGSPVNQSMGTCNNNNNNNPQGMSNFPWK